A genomic window from Vitis riparia cultivar Riparia Gloire de Montpellier isolate 1030 chromosome 18, EGFV_Vit.rip_1.0, whole genome shotgun sequence includes:
- the LOC117905430 gene encoding basic blue protein-like, whose amino-acid sequence MSQGRGSVGKAMLITVALLCLLVHSAPVHAATYTVGDADGWIYDVVNWPNGKNFKAGDVLVFNYLPELHNVVEVDINGYNSCKAPAGSKVHNSGNDKITLVKGTNSFICTFEGHCLQGMKITVTAK is encoded by the exons ATGTCTCAGGGAAGAGGCAGTGTTGGTAAAGCCATGCTCATCACGGTGGCACTACTTTGCTTACTAGTTCACTCTGCCCCGGTTCATGCGGCAACGTATACAGTCGGAGATGCGGATGGCTGGATCTATGACGTGGTTAACTGGCCTAATGGAAAGAACTTTAAGGCTGGTGATGTCCTAG TGTTTAACTACTTGCCAGAGCTTCACAATGTGGTTGAGGTTGATATAAATGGCTACAATAGTTGTAAGGCTCCTGCAGGTTCAAAAGTCCATAATAGTGGAAATGATAAGATAACTCTGGTTAAAGGTACCAACTCCTTCATCTGTACCTTCGAGGGGCACTGTCTTCAAGGGATGAAGATCACCGTGACTGCAAAATAA